The Dyadobacter sp. 676 DNA window GCTACTTATGAGGTCAATGGAAAGCAATATGTGGTGATCGCTTGTGGAGGTACCAAGCTGGGCACAAAAAAAGGCAACCAGTATGTCGCCTTTGCATTGGAATAGTTAAATACCGGCCATCCAGTCCCGCATTTTTTTGCGGCCGGCTTCGTCGGGCAGTCGTCCCTCGCCCGCCCCCAGGTTATCCACCAGGTGCTTCACATCCGAAGTACCTGGAATTACGCAGGTGACGGCGTCGTGGCTGATAATGTATTTCAGGAAAAACTGCGCCCAGCTCCGGATATCGTAGTCGCCCGCCCAGGCCGGCAACTCTTTGCCTTTCACGGCGCGGAACAACGCTCCCTGCTCGAAAGGCTCGTTGATGATCACGGCGACGCCTTTGTCTTTCGCAGCTTTCAGCAAGCTTTTTTCCGCATTGCGGGAGCGAATCGAATAATTGAATTGTACAAAATCGACGTTTTCCGATTTTACGATCTGCTCCAATTTCGAATGTGCGGCATCGGTGTAATGGGTTATGCCTGTGTAACGGATCTTGCCTGCTGCTTTCCAGTCTTTGAGCGTTTTCAAATGGGTTTCCCAATCCTGCAAATTATGTACCTGCATCAGATCGATCGTTTGGCGCTTCAATTTTCGTAACGACGCATTCATTTGGTCGATCCCCTCCTGCTTTCCGGTTGTCCAGACCTTCGTGGCGAAGAAAAACCGGTCGTTCAGCTTCAATTCGGCAGTCAGATCGCCGATCACCTGCTCCGCGCGCCCGTACATAGGCGAGGCGTCGATGACTTTCCCTCCCATTTCCTGCATTTTTTTCAAAACCTCTTTCAAAGGCGCACGTTCAGCGGCGGCTGTTCCCACATCGAACTGTTGCCACGAACCGAGGCCTACCACAGGCAGGCGCTCACCGGTTGAGGGTATTTTTCTTTCCAATATCATTTTGAGATCGTTGCTTGCGAAGGAAAAAACCGGGTTCAATGCTAATCCGGCACCGGCCGCAGCCAGTCCGGCCAGGGCCTCCCGTCTCGAAAAAATATGCTTCATTGGCTGTTTAATGGGCTTTTGAAATGTTCAAGTTACGAACAAATTGCATCGGGAGCACATGTCAGGCCAAAAATGAGAAAAGGAGCCAGGACAACCCTGGCTCCTTTTGCTGCACTTCACACCAAATCTGAATCTATTACTTTTTCTCGATGGATACTCCGATTTTGTAATCTTCCAGCCGGGGCGATTTTGGAAGCTCCGGATAAGGAAGCACTTCGCTGACGGATAGTATATAAGTAGCCCCACCAAGCTGAAATTCCTGCGCATTGTCTTTGGAACCACCCTCGAATTCCACACTCACATCCACCTCGCTCGTCGCGTCGGACACCGTCAGCACCAGTTTCGCACTTCCCGCCGATACGCAACTGGCATTTATAGGGCACCGGCTGTCGGTCACCTCTTTCAGCTCCACTTTCAGATCGGTTCCCGAAGCCGAAACCTTGGTGGCCTGGCGGTACGGAACGCTGATCGCGTTCAATTCGGGCTGAGGGGCGGTATCTTCTTTTTTGTCGCAGGCTATGGCCGCGATACACATCAATGCGAGTAAAATCGTCTTTTTCATGCCAATAGTATTTTGAAGTAATAATGCAGAGAACCACAGCCGTCGATATTGGTTGTAACCGATTTATAAAAAATTATATTTCTCGATGTCCGCGCCCATACCGGTTACTATAAACGCGTTTTTCTCATTGTGATGAACCTAACTTAACCGTATGTTAATCTGGCATGCTTATTTTTACGGTTAGACACCTAAAATCAGCGGGATACAGAAAAACAGGAAGCTATGGTCTGGTACGA harbors:
- a CDS encoding aldo/keto reductase; the encoded protein is MKHIFSRREALAGLAAAGAGLALNPVFSFASNDLKMILERKIPSTGERLPVVGLGSWQQFDVGTAAAERAPLKEVLKKMQEMGGKVIDASPMYGRAEQVIGDLTAELKLNDRFFFATKVWTTGKQEGIDQMNASLRKLKRQTIDLMQVHNLQDWETHLKTLKDWKAAGKIRYTGITHYTDAAHSKLEQIVKSENVDFVQFNYSIRSRNAEKSLLKAAKDKGVAVIINEPFEQGALFRAVKGKELPAWAGDYDIRSWAQFFLKYIISHDAVTCVIPGTSDVKHLVDNLGAGEGRLPDEAGRKKMRDWMAGI